A window of the Lolium perenne isolate Kyuss_39 chromosome 7, Kyuss_2.0, whole genome shotgun sequence genome harbors these coding sequences:
- the LOC127311687 gene encoding F-box protein At5g18160 encodes MMPVDGRRGADTGLDDLPEDLVTDKILMLLPPKDVGRCRAVRASWRSATSTPEFMFAHHRRQPSFPMVKFAVRLGTFRASRRGRASYHPHLPPGHHVKLHASGDGFLIVSVSCRFYICNPTLHQLAPLPQPEFHHRNTILGLYRHDATGEYRVLWYSLVDGGCDVDGKMLHVITVGHSQSRKIRAASSPLEEKALLEALPGDSYSAYNPPVRHRGNLHWMSSGEIIVFDTATELFRRMRAATNSYSLFDVQGKLGLYTPDKRYTYMDVWVIEDYEAEMWEFKYRIDMSSIEACNSLHLTCPKQEKRKRTSVRVNPMSRMIHEISMLNEHELLFGYNDNHMLRCNIDGKLLGRANMAKRIYNLELTRHRLKECIIPIPSSKMQEEG; translated from the coding sequence ATGATGCCGGTCGACGGGAGGAGAGGCGCCGACACCGGGCTGGACGACCTGCCCGAGGATCTCGTCACCGACAAGATACTCATGCTGCTGCCGCCCAAGGACGTAGGCCGCTGCCGTGCCGTCCGGGCGTCGTGGCGCAGCGCCACCTCCACGCCCGAGTTCATGTTCGCCCACCACCGCCGCCAGCCGTCGTTCCCCATGGTCAAGTTTGCAGTCAGGCTCGGTACCTTCCGAGCATCCCGCCGCGGCAGAGCATCCTACCATCCGCATCTCCCCCCGGGTCACCACGTCAAGCTCCACGCCTCCGGCGATGGCTTCCTCATCGTGTCCGTGTCGTGCCGGTTCTACATCTGCAACCCGACACTCCACCAGCTTGCTCCCCTGCCACAGCCTGAATTTCACCACAGAAACACCATACTCGGCCTCTACAGGCACGATGCGACCGGGGAGTACAGGGTGCTCTGGTATTCACTGGTTGATGGGGGATGCGACGTCGACGGAAAAATGCTACATGTCATAACAGTAGGACACAGCCAATCCAGGAAAATTCGGGCAGCCTCGTCGCCTTTGGAAGAAAAAGCATTACTTGAGGCGCTGCCAGGAGATAGTTACTCCGCATATAATCCACCGGTCCGCCACCGTGGCAACCTGCACTGGATGTCATCGGGTGAGATCATTGTCTTCGACACCGCTACCGAGTTGTTCCGGCGTATGCGAGCCGCCACCAACTCGTACAGCTTGTTCGACGTGCAGGGAAAGCTTGGTTTGTACACCCCGGACAAGCGCTACACCTATATGGATGTTTGGGTGATAGAGGACTACGAGGCCGAAATGTGGGAGTTCAAGTACCGGATTGACATGTCATCAATAGAGGCATGTAACTCTCTTCATCTAACCTGTCCCAAACAGGAAAAGAGAAAGAGAACGTCAGTCAGAGTTAATCCAATGTCGAGAATGATCCATGAGATATCTATGCTCAACGAGCATGAGCTGTTGTTCGGCTATAACGATAACCACATGTTGCGCTGCAACATTGATGGCAAGCTCTTAGGCAGGGCCAACATGGCAAAGAGAATATATAATTTAGAGCTTACTCGCCATCGCCTCAAAGAGTGCATTATCCCAATTCCGTCGAGCAAGATGCAAGAAGAAGGATGA
- the LOC127311688 gene encoding uncharacterized protein isoform X1: MAAVKIVDTTESPEGDDNHYSDVEAGNIGGTATILRVVSLRQHRLVSLDVFRGITVTLMMIVDDIGGLVPKISHSPWDGATLADFVFPFFLFIVGVSLALAYKVLLIRVPNRVLATKKAVLRAAKLFLLGLLLQGGFFHSIHDLTYGVDIRKIRSMGVLQRTAMAYLAVALCEIWLKGGGGGSSCTIVRKNRHQLLVGLVLTVTYTVILYGLYVPDWEYDVMSPDSTVKHFVVQCGVRSSTGPGCNAVGMIDRSVLGIQHLYTRPFYLKMARCSIDSPRNGPLPSDAPPWCQAPFDPEGLLSSLMATVTCLVGLQFGHVIVHCKEHDERMVWWSIPGFSLLALGFSLDFFGLRMNKSLYSLSYTCVTAGTAGLFLAGIYLLVDVYGYKRLVFPMEWIGKHALLFFVLVACNVAPIILQGFYWREPNNSLVKLI; the protein is encoded by the exons ATGGCAGCGGTGAAGATCGTCGACACCACGGAGTCCCCGGAGGGAGACGACAACCACTATTCCGACGTTGAGGCAGGCAACATCGGCGGAACAGCGACGATTCTCCGGGTGGTGTCACTGAGGCAGCATCGCCTCGTCTCGCTAGACGTCTTCAGGGGCATAACTGTAACG CTGATGATGATTGTGGACGATATTGGTGGCCTCGTCCCGAAGATAAGCCATTCTCCGTGGGATGGCGCCACGTTGGCGGATTTCGTGTtccccttcttcctcttcatcgtggGGGTCTCTTTGGCCTTGGCCTACAAAGTATTACTCATA AGGGTGCCAAACAGAGTGTTGGCTACCAAGAAGGCAGTGCTCCGGGCTGCAAAACTTTTTCTTCTGGGCCTCCTGCTTCAAG GTGGCTTCTTCCACAGTATACATGATCTTACTTACGGGGTTGATATTCGCAAGATAAGATCGATGGGCGTGTTGCAG AGAACTGCGATGGCATACCTAGCGGTGGCACTATGCGAAATCTGGCTAAAGGGGGGCGGCGGGGGCTCCAGCTGCACAATAGTCAGAAAAAACCGGCATCAGCT GCTTGTTGGTTTGGTCCTCACGGTCACGTACACGGTGATCTTGTACGGTTTGTACGTGCCTGACTGGGAGTACGACGTCATGTCTCCTGACTCTACCGTGAAACATTTTGTG GTGCAATGTGGTGTGAGAAGTTCTACAGGGCCAGGTTGCAACGCCGTTGGCATGATCGACCGGAGTGTTCTTGGAATCCAGCATCTCTATACACGCCCGTTCTATCTGAAAATGGCG CGGTGCAGCATCGACTCTCCTCGCAACGGGCCATTGCCGTCCGACGCGCCGCCGTGGTGCCAAGCCCCCTTCGACCCCGAGGGCCTCCTTAGCTCCTTGATGGCAACCGTGACGTGCTTGGTGGGGCTCCAGTTCGGGCACGTCATCGTCCACTGCAAG GAGCACGATGAGAGAATGGTGTGGTGGTCCATCCCGGGGTTTAGCTTACTAGCTCTCGGGTTCTCCCTCGACTTCTTCG GGTTGCGTATGAACAAGTCACTGTACAGCCTGAGCTACACCTGCGTCACCGCTGGTACAGCTGGACTCTTCTTAGCAGGGATCTATTTGCTG GTGGACGTGTACGGTTACAAGAGGCTGGTTTTCCCAATGGAGTGGATTGGAAAGCATGCTCTATTGTTTTTTGTTCTAGTGGCATGCAACGTCGCTCCAATCATATTGCAGGGGTTCTACTGGAGGGAACCAAATAATAGCCTT GTGAAACTCATCTAA
- the LOC127311690 gene encoding DExH-box ATP-dependent RNA helicase DExH9: METLKRKAPDSPTTDAGSPLKAPRADSATPAPAAPAAPSERVACVHDVSYPEGYDASTSGSRIVAGGGEGAAPAKTFPFPLDPFQSEAIRCLDNGESVMVSAHTSAGKTVVALYAIAMSLRNQQRVIYTSPIKALSNQKYREFKEEFSDVGLMTGDVTIEPNASCLVMTTEIWRSMQYKGSEVMREVAWVIFDEVHYMRDRERGVVWEESIVMAPKNSRFVFLSATVPNAKEFADWVAKVHKQPCHIVYTDYRPTPLQHYVFPAGGDGLYLVVDENGKFREDSFQKSLNVLAPASGGDKKRDNGKRQKGVMAGKPHEDSDIFKMVKMIIQRQYDPVILFSFSKKECEFLAMQMAKMDLNGEDEKVNIETIFWSAMDLLSDDDKKLPQVSNMLPLLKRGIGVHHSGLLPILKEVIEILFQEGLIKCLFATETFSIGLNMPAKTVVFTNVRKFDGDRFRWLSSGEYIQMSGRAGRRGIDQRGICILMVDEKMEPSTAKMMLKGGADSLNSAFHLSYNMLLNQMRSEDGDPEKLLRHSFYQFQADRALPDLEKQVGELEKERSSMIIENEENVKDYYDLLQQYKSLKMDVRDIVLSPKYVLPFLQSGRLVRVQYSTDDKPTFSIDENVTWGIIINFEKVKTNGEDRRPEDYDYTVDILTRCSVNKDISGKKIMKIIPLKSRGEPVVISLPLSQIDGLSSVRMYIPKDLLPVEARENTLRKVEEVLSRFSKDGVPLLDPEEDMEVKSSSYRKAARRIEALESLLEKHDDIRSAPHIQQKLKVFHAKQEIASKIKSIKKTIRASTALAFKDELKARKRVLRRLGYITSEDVVEVKGKVACEISSADELTLTELMFSGTLKDATVEQMVALLSCFVWQEKLQDAPKPREELDLLFYQLQETARRVANLQLECKIQIDVESFVNSFRPDVMEAVYSWARGSKFHQIMEMTQVFEGSLIRAIRRLEEVLQQLILASQSIGETQLEAKLEEAVSKIKRDIVFAASLYL, encoded by the exons atgGAGACACTCAAGCGGAAGGCGCCGGACTCCCCCACCACCGACGCGGGCTCCCCTCTCAAGGCGCCGCGGGCCGACTCCGCCACGCCGGCGCCCGCCGCCCCTGCCGCCCCATCCGAGCGCGTCGCCTGCGTGCACGACGTTTCCTACCCCGAAGGCTACGACGCGTCCACCTCCGGCTCTCGCAtcgtcgccggcggcggcgagggcgcgGCCCCGGCCAAGACCTTCCCCTTCCCGCTCGACCCTTTCCAGTCCGAGGCCATCCGGTGCCTCGACAACGGCGAGTCCGTCATG GTCTCAGCGCACACGTCGGCGGGGAAGACGGTGGTGGCGCTGTACGCGATAGCCATGTCGCTGCGCAACCAGCAGCGCGTCATCTACACGTCGCCGATCAAGGCCCTCAGCAACCAGAAGTACAGGGAGTTCAAGGAAGAGTTCTCCGACGTCGGCCTCATGACCGGAGACGTCACGATCGAGCCGAACGCCTCTTGCTTG GTCATGACCACGGAGATTTGGCGCAGCATGCAGTACAAGGGGTCGGAGGTCATGCGAGAGGTCGCTTGGGTTATCTTCGACGAGGTGCATTACATGCGTGACAGGGAGAGAGGAGTGGTGTGGGAGGAGAGTATTGTCATGGCTCCCAAGAACTCGCGCTTTGTGTTCCTCTCCGCAACTGTACCTAATGCCAAGGAGTTTGCTGATTGGGTAGCTAAG GTACATAAGCAACCTTGTCATATAGTATACACCGACTACCGACCTACACCTCTCCAGCACTATGTGTTTCCTGCTGGAGGTGATGGCTTGTACCTGGTAGTTGATGAGAATGGCAAGTTCAGAGAGGACAGTTTTCAGAAATCTCTGAATGTTCTTGCTCCTGCTAGTGGCGGTGACAAGAAGAGGGACAACGGGAAGCGACAAAAGGGCGTCATGGCAGGGAAACCTCATGAGGACAGCGACATATTCAAGATGGTGAAAATGATAATTCAGCGTCAATATGACCCTGTGATTCTTTTCAGCTTTAGCAAAAAAGAATGTGAATTTCTTGCTATGCAG ATGGCCAAGATGGACTTGAATGGGGAAGATGAGAAAGTGAACATTGAAACCATATTCTGGAGTGCTATGGATTTGCTTTCAGATGATGACAAAAAGCTTCCCCAGGTTTCAAATATGCTTCCCTTATTGAAACGCGGCATTGGAGTGCATCATTCTGGTCTGTTGCCCATTCTAAAGGAAGTGATTGAGATACTTTTTCAAGAGGGCCTCATCAAG TGTCTGTTTGCCACAGAAACGTTCAGTATTGGATTGAACATGCCTGCAAAGACTGTTGTGTTTACCAATGTACGAAAATTTGACGGAGATCGATTTAGATGGTTGTCAAGTGGAGAGTACATCCAAATGAGTGGCCGTGCTGGTCGTCGAGGTATTGATCAGCGTGGTATCTGCATATTGATGGTAGATGAGAAAATGGAACCCTCAACTGCCAAAATGATGCTGAAAGGAGGTGCTGATAGTTTGAACAG TGCCTTCCATTTGAGCTACAACATGTTGTTAAATCAAATGCGCTCTGAGGATGGCGATCCAGAAAAGCTTCTTCGGCATTCATTCTACCAATTTCAAGCAGATCGAGCTCTCCCTGATCTTGAG AAGCAAGTGGGGGAACTGGAAAAAGAGAGAAGTTccatgattattgaaaatgaggaGAATGTGAAGGATTATTATGATCTCTTACAGCAGTACAAATCTTTAAAGATGGATGTCCGTGATATTGTACTTTCGCCAAAATATGTTCTGCCTTTCTTGCAATCTGGAAGGCTTGTTCGTGTTCAATACAGTACAGATGACAAACCCACCTTCTCTATTGACGAAAATGTCACATGGGGAATTATAATAAACTTTGAAAAGGTGAAAACCAATGGTGAAG ACAGGAGGCCTGAGGATTATGATTACACTGTTGACATCCTCACCAGATGTTCTGTAAACAAGGACATAAGTGGAAAGAAGATTATGAAGATTATACCTCTCAAATCCCGTGGAGAACCGGTTGTTATTTCGTTGCCACTTTCTCAG ATCGATGGACTAAGTAGCGTTCGAATGTACATACCTAAGGATCTTTTGCCTGTAGAAGCTCGAGAAAACACCTTGCGGAAAGTTGAAGAAGTGCTTTCAAGGTTTTCTAAAGATGGGGTTCCTCTATTGGATCCAGAAGAAGATATGGAA GTGAAATCAAGCTCCTATCGGAAAGCTGCCAGAAGAATAGAAGCTCTTGAGAGCTTATTGGAGAAGCATGATGACATCCGTAGTGCTCCCCATATCCAACAGAAGCTGAAGGTGTTTCATGCTAAGCAAGAAATAGCATCCAAAATAAAGTCCATAAAGAAAACAATACGTGCTTCGACTGCTCTAGCTTTCAAGGATGAGCTGAAGGCCCGAAAACGTGTTCTTCGTAGGCTGGG ATACATCACCAGTGAGGATGTAGTTGAAGTGAAGGGCAAAGTGGCATGTGAGATCAGCTCAGCTGATGAACTGACATTGACTGAGCTTATGTTCAGTGGTACTTTGAAGGATGCTACTGTTGAGCAGATGGTGGCTCTGCTTTCTTGCTTTGTTTGGCAGGAAAAACTTCAGGACGCCCCAAAGCCGAGGGAGGAGCTCGACTTACTCTTCTACCAGTTGCAGGAAACCGCGCGAAGGGTTGCAAACCTCCAGCTCGAATGCAAG ATCCAGATCGACGTGGAATCTTTTGTGAACTCCTTCCGCCCTGATGTGATGGAAGCTGTGTATTCGTGGGCCAGAGGGTCCAAGTTCCACCAGATCATGGAGATGACCCAGGTGTTCGAAGGCAGCCTGATCAGGGCCATCAGGCGGCTGGAGGAGGTCCTGCAGCAGCTGATCCTGGCATCCCAGTCGATCGGTGAGACCCAGCTTGAAGCGAAACTCGAGGAGGCGGTCAGCAAGATCAAGAGAGACATTGTGTTTGCAGCCTCCTTGTACTTGTAA
- the LOC127311688 gene encoding uncharacterized protein isoform X2, whose amino-acid sequence MAAVKIVDTTESPEGDDNHYSDVEAGNIGGTATILRVVSLRQHRLVSLDVFRGITVTLMMIVDDIGGLVPKISHSPWDGATLADFVFPFFLFIVGVSLALAYKRVPNRVLATKKAVLRAAKLFLLGLLLQGGFFHSIHDLTYGVDIRKIRSMGVLQRTAMAYLAVALCEIWLKGGGGGSSCTIVRKNRHQLLVGLVLTVTYTVILYGLYVPDWEYDVMSPDSTVKHFVVQCGVRSSTGPGCNAVGMIDRSVLGIQHLYTRPFYLKMARCSIDSPRNGPLPSDAPPWCQAPFDPEGLLSSLMATVTCLVGLQFGHVIVHCKEHDERMVWWSIPGFSLLALGFSLDFFGLRMNKSLYSLSYTCVTAGTAGLFLAGIYLLVDVYGYKRLVFPMEWIGKHALLFFVLVACNVAPIILQGFYWREPNNSLVKLI is encoded by the exons ATGGCAGCGGTGAAGATCGTCGACACCACGGAGTCCCCGGAGGGAGACGACAACCACTATTCCGACGTTGAGGCAGGCAACATCGGCGGAACAGCGACGATTCTCCGGGTGGTGTCACTGAGGCAGCATCGCCTCGTCTCGCTAGACGTCTTCAGGGGCATAACTGTAACG CTGATGATGATTGTGGACGATATTGGTGGCCTCGTCCCGAAGATAAGCCATTCTCCGTGGGATGGCGCCACGTTGGCGGATTTCGTGTtccccttcttcctcttcatcgtggGGGTCTCTTTGGCCTTGGCCTACAAA AGGGTGCCAAACAGAGTGTTGGCTACCAAGAAGGCAGTGCTCCGGGCTGCAAAACTTTTTCTTCTGGGCCTCCTGCTTCAAG GTGGCTTCTTCCACAGTATACATGATCTTACTTACGGGGTTGATATTCGCAAGATAAGATCGATGGGCGTGTTGCAG AGAACTGCGATGGCATACCTAGCGGTGGCACTATGCGAAATCTGGCTAAAGGGGGGCGGCGGGGGCTCCAGCTGCACAATAGTCAGAAAAAACCGGCATCAGCT GCTTGTTGGTTTGGTCCTCACGGTCACGTACACGGTGATCTTGTACGGTTTGTACGTGCCTGACTGGGAGTACGACGTCATGTCTCCTGACTCTACCGTGAAACATTTTGTG GTGCAATGTGGTGTGAGAAGTTCTACAGGGCCAGGTTGCAACGCCGTTGGCATGATCGACCGGAGTGTTCTTGGAATCCAGCATCTCTATACACGCCCGTTCTATCTGAAAATGGCG CGGTGCAGCATCGACTCTCCTCGCAACGGGCCATTGCCGTCCGACGCGCCGCCGTGGTGCCAAGCCCCCTTCGACCCCGAGGGCCTCCTTAGCTCCTTGATGGCAACCGTGACGTGCTTGGTGGGGCTCCAGTTCGGGCACGTCATCGTCCACTGCAAG GAGCACGATGAGAGAATGGTGTGGTGGTCCATCCCGGGGTTTAGCTTACTAGCTCTCGGGTTCTCCCTCGACTTCTTCG GGTTGCGTATGAACAAGTCACTGTACAGCCTGAGCTACACCTGCGTCACCGCTGGTACAGCTGGACTCTTCTTAGCAGGGATCTATTTGCTG GTGGACGTGTACGGTTACAAGAGGCTGGTTTTCCCAATGGAGTGGATTGGAAAGCATGCTCTATTGTTTTTTGTTCTAGTGGCATGCAACGTCGCTCCAATCATATTGCAGGGGTTCTACTGGAGGGAACCAAATAATAGCCTT GTGAAACTCATCTAA